A single window of Salminus brasiliensis chromosome 18, fSalBra1.hap2, whole genome shotgun sequence DNA harbors:
- the LOC140539314 gene encoding uncharacterized protein: MAMPTEMVTEVTALQIPSQPAERHRNLIVLATGQILLKTDHLPSSVGPSSQGCKTSSVSHGCWGLEVKVAIVLVALAGLLILALFYRILILRHKLRMAQARNALEYSGFYHMAHYSLKKLDPPPASPPVVTALITHPPTTSEAASPPPSIIPTPPPVVPPVLPLPPPPPPPPPPPPPQLLPPPHPIIFATPPSPNSDVEVYSRIGALRPSRLSNLSQTQVVLFEHSSV; the protein is encoded by the coding sequence ATGGCTATGCCCACTGAAATGGTCACTGAAGTGACTGCTCTGCAGATTCCCTCTCAGCCTGCAGAACGGCACAGAAACCTGATCGTTTTGGCAACAGGGCAGATACTCCTCAAAACGGACCACCTGCCCTCTTCAGTAGGGCCGTCTTCTCAGGGCTGCAAGACTTCGTCTGTGTCCCATGGATGCTGGGGCTTGGAGGTGAAGGTTGCCATAGTGCTTGTGGCTCTGGCTGGGCTCCTCATCTTGGCTCTTTTCTATCGCATCCTGATCCTTCGACACAAGCTGCGTATGGCCCAGGCCAGGAACGCATTGGAGTACTCTGGCTTCTACCACATGGCCCACTACAGCCTCAAAAAACTCGACCCTCCACCTGCTTCACCCCCTGTGGTGACTGCTCTAATCACACATCCACCTACAACTTCTGAAGCTGCTTCTCCACCTCCATCTATCATTCCTACACCTCCTCCTGTCGTTCCTCCGgtccttcctcttcctcctcctcctccaccaccaccaccaccaccacctcctcaaCTACTGCCTCCTCCTCACCCTATCATCTTTGCCACCCCACCCAGCCCGAACTCAGACGTGGAGGTCTACTCCCGCATTGGCGCCCTGCGGCCCTCCAGACTCTCCAACTTGAGTCAGACGCAGGTGGTCCTCTTTGAACACTCCTCTGTGTGA
- the htr1ab gene encoding 5-hydroxytryptamine (serotonin) receptor 1A b, with the protein MEEIHNLSSLLQNDSGLYYQNDTATVSVKVPLSYQVSTSVLIGALILCSVFGNSCVVAAIALERSLQNVANYLIGSLAVTDLMVSVLVLPMACLYQVLDKWALGQVTCDIFISLDVLCCTSSILHLCAIALDRYWAITDPIDYMKKRTLKRAAVLISVTWLVGFSISIPPMLIMKSQPKSKAEDIANPEACMISFDPWYTIYSTFCAFYIPLILMLVLYGRIFKAARFRIRKTVRKSEKVKCLTVSPALFRKSNGELKSWRSSVEPKPAECANGAAKRTDDGESLEIVEVQGGAKSSLPLPNAPGQVPLFENRHEKNTEAKRKLALARERKTVKTLGIIMGTFILCWLPFFIKALVMPFCPSCQMPVWLRDVINWLGYSNSLLNPIIYAYFNKDFQSAFKKIIKCHFCRP; encoded by the coding sequence ATGGAGGAAATACACAACCTGTCTTCATTACTCCAGAACGACAGTGGTTTGTATTACCAGAACGACACGGCGACGGTATCCGTGAAGGTCCCGTTGAGTTATCAGGTGTCCACGTCGGTGCTGATCGGCGCGCTTATCCTCTGCTCCGTCTTTGGGAACTCATGCGTCGTGGCGGCCATCGCTTTGGAGAGGTCACTGCAGAACGTGGCCAACTATCTGATCGGCTCGCTGGCCGTTACGGACCTTATGGTGTCGGTGCTCGTGCTGCCCATGGCGTGCCTCTACCAAGTTCTGGACAAGTGGGCGCTCGGGCAGGTCACCTGTGACATCTTCATCTCTCTGGACGTCCTGTGCTGCACGTCCTCGATCCTGCACCTGTGCGCGATAGCTCTGGACAGGTACTGGGCCATCACCGACCCGATCGACTACATGAAGAAGCGGACCCTCAAGCGAGCCGCCGTGCTGATCAGCGTCACCTGGCTGGTGGGCTTTTCCATATCCATCCCGCCCATGCTGATCATGAAGTCGCAGCCCAAGAGCAAAGCGGAGGACATCGCCAACCCGGAGGCGTGCATGATCAGCTTCGACCCGTGGTACACGATTTACTCGACCTTCTGCGCCTTCTACATCCCGCTCATCCTCATGCTCGTGCTCTACGGGCGCATCTTCAAAGCTGCGCGCTTTCGCATCCGCAAGACGGTGAGGAAGTCCGAGAAGGTGAAGTGTCTGACCGTGTCGCCGGCCCTCTTCAGGAAGTCCAACGGcgagctgaagagctggaggagCAGCGTGGAGCCCAAACCGGCCGAGTGCGCCAACGGCGCGGCGAAGCGCACGGACGACGGCGAGTCTTTGGAGATCGTGGAGGTGCAGGGCGGCGCCAAAAGCAGTTTGCCGCTGCCCAACGCGCCCGGCCAGGTGCCCCTGTTCGAGAACAGGCACGAGAAAAACACGGAGGCCAAGAGGAAGCTCGCCCTAGCGCGCGAGCGCAAAACGGTGAAGACGCTGGGCATCATCATGGGCACGTTCATTCTCTGCTGGCTGCCGTTCTTCATCAAAGCGCTCGTGATGCCCTTCTGCCCCTCGTGCCAGATGCCCGTGTGGCTCAGGGACGTGATCAACTGGCTGGGCTACTCCAACTCCCTCCTGAACCCCATCATCTACGCTTACTTCAACAAGGACTTCCAGAGCGCCTTCAAGAAGATCATCAAATGCCATTTCTGCAGACCCTGA